A region from the Phycisphaeraceae bacterium genome encodes:
- the tgt gene encoding tRNA guanosine(34) transglycosylase Tgt encodes MSAPLRYEKLAAASDCRARLGRVTTPHGSFDTPAFMPVGTQATVKGILPAMVRDIGAQIILSNTYHLLLRPGSELIAGMGGLHSWMKWDRPILTDSGGFQVFSLADINRIGEAGVTFKSHLDGATIELTPARSIAVQNQLGADIIMAFDDCPPSRVDAANQEKADEEKQTSLRIAAAVERSARWLSQCVAAHGRKTDQALFGIVQGGTDLALRTRSVELTLEHDLPGYAIGGVAVGETFEDLKIVVEHTVSLLPADRPRYLMGVGYERDILAAVRAGVDMFDCVLPTRNGRNANAFTPTGRMRLRNAAYAHDPLPIDPSCDCPACGGGFSRSYLRHLFMAGEMLGPILVSAHNLRHFQRYLLDIRRAITDNNWSLINRHWPVAGSL; translated from the coding sequence ATGTCCGCACCGCTACGTTATGAAAAACTCGCTGCTGCCTCCGACTGCCGCGCTCGGTTGGGACGGGTCACGACGCCGCACGGTTCGTTTGATACTCCGGCATTTATGCCCGTCGGCACACAGGCGACCGTCAAAGGGATCCTGCCCGCAATGGTGCGAGATATCGGGGCTCAGATCATTTTGTCCAATACGTACCATCTGTTGCTGCGGCCTGGATCAGAACTGATCGCAGGGATGGGCGGCTTACACTCGTGGATGAAATGGGATCGGCCGATTCTCACGGACTCCGGTGGATTTCAGGTATTCAGTCTGGCAGATATCAATCGCATCGGAGAGGCAGGCGTTACCTTCAAAAGTCATCTCGACGGTGCGACGATCGAGCTGACTCCTGCTCGCAGCATCGCGGTGCAGAATCAACTCGGTGCCGACATCATCATGGCTTTTGATGACTGCCCGCCAAGCAGGGTGGATGCTGCGAACCAGGAAAAGGCTGACGAAGAAAAACAGACATCACTCCGTATCGCCGCTGCCGTTGAGAGATCGGCTCGGTGGCTCAGTCAATGTGTGGCTGCGCATGGTCGGAAGACGGATCAGGCGCTCTTTGGGATTGTGCAGGGTGGAACAGACCTGGCCTTGCGTACGCGATCTGTTGAGCTGACGCTCGAACACGACCTTCCCGGCTATGCGATCGGCGGTGTGGCGGTGGGGGAGACGTTTGAAGATCTCAAAATCGTTGTTGAACACACTGTATCGTTGTTACCAGCCGACCGGCCGCGTTATCTCATGGGGGTTGGCTACGAACGTGATATTCTGGCCGCGGTTCGCGCAGGCGTGGATATGTTTGATTGCGTGTTGCCGACACGCAATGGACGAAATGCCAACGCCTTTACCCCGACCGGGCGGATGCGGCTGCGCAACGCAGCGTATGCACACGATCCGTTGCCCATCGATCCGTCGTGCGATTGTCCAGCTTGTGGGGGAGGATTTTCGCGGTCTTATTTGCGCCACCTGTTTATGGCCGGCGAAATGCTCGGACCAATCCTGGTCAGTGCCCATAATCTCCGGCATTTCCAGCGGTACCTTCTGGACATCCGGCGAGCTATCACCGACAATAACTGGTCTTTAATCAACCGGCACTGGCCGGTTGCCGGATCACTGTAA
- the yajC gene encoding preprotein translocase subunit YajC, which produces MFDYSSLTLVLTGTADPQPTAPSNPASVQNTNTSQQQLHPTTQGSGQTQSSGSPFGMPIFLIIMLVLMYFLMFRGPQKEKKRREALLSALKKGDKVLTVGGMIGTIIELNENEVILRLDDNTNARGRFTRMAVQQVIEPRANGEKTEVPDKAQ; this is translated from the coding sequence ATGTTTGACTATTCGTCACTGACTTTGGTGCTAACCGGAACCGCCGACCCGCAGCCTACCGCTCCGTCCAATCCCGCTTCGGTTCAGAACACCAATACTTCGCAGCAGCAGTTGCATCCAACTACACAGGGCAGCGGTCAGACACAAAGCAGCGGCAGTCCGTTCGGGATGCCCATCTTCCTGATCATCATGCTGGTGCTGATGTATTTCCTGATGTTCCGAGGCCCGCAGAAGGAAAAGAAACGTCGCGAGGCACTCCTGTCCGCACTCAAGAAGGGAGATAAGGTTTTAACCGTTGGCGGGATGATCGGCACCATCATTGAACTCAATGAGAATGAAGTGATCCTCCGATTGGATGATAACACCAATGCCCGCGGCCGCTTCACACGCATGGCGGTTCAGCAAGTCATCGAACCACGTGCCAACGGTGAAAAGACCGAAGTTCCCGATAAAGCGCAATAA
- the secD gene encoding protein translocase subunit SecD has product MEKVPLWKPLLIIAIIAFCAYVLHPIERTLKPGPDLAGGTTLVYQVDTASGGDAKQDIEDTIAVLRNRVDPLGQRNLIWRPTAGSRIEILMPHASTETRDLRRHYTEARDALLSGNLSRTQLEAALRSPEAERSALFRTWAGGHPDHLKVFEDVSKAYADLEAARVPYNEAQRRHKALEASVSTQPTTSPFDSKITNPELISSQHELTRRTRAFIAARDRYNAAIEAALVGNVDSSELDRLFAMPKKPVSSDPNAETFREKGLHELIAKHPTREAALRHLATNYEAYEAVKGALEDPSDLQQLLKGSGVLEFRIAPAPGEVADLQTYRDQLREKGIRGVTGTAYRWLAIDDPLTFADGKKFQEAMMANPEGYFASRGLIAQRDRDGETIYMLLHNTPDAAMMHGREAWALTDAFKDQDQRGYPAVSFRLNAVGGRLMGQLTTDHTNKPMAIVLDGRVISAPNINEPIHGSGIITGRFDDKEISYLVRTLKAGSLKARLSDDPISIETTGPTFGKENLDAGLRAAWWATGLICAFMLIYYWMLGFVAVFALVVNIVLTLAVMAMTHATFTLSGIAGIILTIGLAVDSNVLIYERIREEQLRKASVQRAVKLGFEKAFATIIDSHITTLITCVILFYTATADVKGFAVALGIGLVANLFTSVFCSRVIVDLYIQIFKPHSIKTLTTEFPAIHRIFEPNIDWVGKRYFYVGISAVLTLGGLVGIWVRGADFLDIEFRSGTQVTFEFANDPATGKPRTLTAHEVRKRLEEVAATDPKLKPLADATPVTVGAVEDGKASTFTIQTLLTDERAVSRAVKTAFSDLLEETRPLKFVGSESKEVLPEGIVRPIKVTSLGVNIGRPEIETDVSAFLGGVVIVLDQLEPATTTQQISDRIGRMQSQPGYESGGYRPFTVIGLDLAPGGSPEKPLYRSVAVVARDERTNYADETGSGSITTDFTNPQGLAATEWKLVHDATQQDTSLAGVTKFDSQISTTMKNQAIVAVILSWLMIMAYIWFRFGSLAYGAGAVLALIHDVITAIGLAALTVYFWDTAVGRALLITPLRVDLAMVAAALTLIGYSVNDTIVVFDRIRENRGRLAYASPKVINDSINQTISRSVLTVATVLIAVLAMYVVGGPGIHGFSFVMLVGALVGCYSSIAVASPILLFVRRKEKPHSTKAAETNLPSPTT; this is encoded by the coding sequence ATGGAAAAAGTACCCCTCTGGAAGCCGCTGCTGATCATCGCGATCATCGCGTTTTGCGCGTATGTTCTTCATCCGATTGAGCGCACACTCAAGCCTGGCCCCGACCTGGCTGGCGGCACGACACTGGTCTATCAAGTCGATACCGCTTCAGGCGGCGATGCCAAACAGGACATCGAAGATACGATCGCCGTTTTGCGAAACCGCGTGGATCCGCTTGGTCAGCGCAATCTGATTTGGCGTCCGACCGCCGGCTCGCGAATCGAAATCCTCATGCCTCATGCTTCGACTGAGACGCGAGACCTGCGTCGTCACTACACCGAGGCTCGTGATGCACTGCTGAGCGGCAACCTCTCCCGGACACAGTTGGAAGCGGCACTCCGTTCTCCTGAGGCGGAGCGGTCAGCGCTCTTTCGTACATGGGCTGGCGGTCATCCGGATCATCTGAAGGTATTTGAGGATGTAAGCAAAGCCTACGCCGATCTCGAAGCCGCTCGCGTCCCTTACAACGAAGCACAGCGGCGACATAAAGCACTGGAAGCATCGGTTTCGACGCAACCGACAACCTCCCCATTTGACAGCAAGATCACCAACCCGGAGTTGATCTCTTCCCAGCACGAATTGACACGGCGGACGAGGGCATTCATTGCTGCTCGTGATCGCTATAACGCAGCGATTGAAGCGGCCTTGGTGGGTAACGTGGATTCGAGCGAGCTGGATCGCTTGTTCGCGATGCCGAAAAAACCAGTCTCAAGTGACCCTAATGCGGAGACATTCCGCGAAAAAGGATTGCATGAACTGATTGCCAAGCATCCGACCCGTGAGGCTGCGCTCCGTCATCTGGCGACGAACTACGAAGCCTACGAAGCGGTCAAGGGAGCACTCGAAGATCCCAGTGACCTCCAGCAGCTCCTCAAAGGTTCAGGTGTTTTAGAGTTCCGCATTGCCCCGGCGCCGGGTGAGGTGGCCGACCTGCAAACCTATCGGGATCAGCTTCGGGAAAAAGGGATTCGTGGCGTTACGGGGACAGCCTACCGCTGGCTCGCCATTGATGATCCGCTGACATTTGCCGACGGGAAGAAATTTCAGGAAGCAATGATGGCCAATCCGGAGGGCTACTTCGCCAGCCGCGGCCTCATTGCCCAGCGCGATCGTGACGGCGAGACGATTTACATGCTTCTGCATAACACGCCTGATGCCGCAATGATGCACGGGCGAGAAGCGTGGGCATTGACTGACGCATTCAAGGATCAGGATCAGCGCGGATACCCCGCGGTCTCTTTCCGTCTCAACGCCGTGGGTGGACGGCTCATGGGGCAGCTTACCACGGACCATACCAATAAGCCGATGGCGATCGTGCTCGACGGTCGCGTGATTTCCGCGCCGAATATCAATGAACCGATCCACGGCAGCGGGATCATCACCGGGCGTTTTGACGATAAAGAAATTTCCTATCTGGTCCGCACGCTCAAGGCTGGTTCGCTCAAAGCGAGGCTCAGTGACGATCCCATCAGCATTGAAACGACCGGGCCGACATTCGGCAAGGAAAACCTCGATGCGGGTCTACGCGCGGCCTGGTGGGCTACGGGCCTGATCTGCGCCTTCATGCTGATTTACTACTGGATGCTGGGTTTCGTGGCGGTATTTGCGCTTGTCGTCAATATCGTGCTGACTTTGGCGGTGATGGCGATGACCCACGCGACCTTCACGCTTTCAGGTATCGCGGGAATCATTCTGACCATCGGTTTGGCGGTCGATTCCAACGTGCTGATTTACGAGCGCATCCGTGAGGAGCAGTTACGCAAAGCCTCGGTCCAACGTGCGGTCAAGCTGGGGTTTGAGAAAGCATTTGCAACCATCATCGACTCCCACATTACTACGCTGATTACCTGTGTGATTCTTTTCTACACAGCGACCGCCGATGTTAAGGGTTTTGCGGTGGCGCTCGGTATCGGCCTGGTTGCCAACCTGTTCACTTCGGTCTTTTGCAGCCGTGTCATCGTTGATCTCTATATCCAGATTTTCAAACCGCACAGCATCAAAACGCTCACGACAGAATTTCCCGCGATTCACCGGATTTTCGAGCCTAATATCGACTGGGTTGGGAAGCGTTATTTTTACGTCGGTATCAGTGCGGTTCTGACGCTCGGCGGGCTCGTTGGCATCTGGGTGCGTGGCGCGGATTTCCTGGATATCGAATTCCGCAGCGGTACGCAGGTGACTTTCGAGTTTGCTAATGATCCGGCGACAGGTAAACCCCGAACTCTCACCGCGCATGAGGTTCGTAAAAGACTTGAGGAGGTTGCCGCGACCGATCCCAAACTTAAGCCTCTCGCCGACGCCACCCCGGTGACGGTTGGAGCCGTTGAAGACGGCAAAGCCAGTACCTTCACGATCCAAACACTCTTGACCGATGAGCGGGCGGTGAGTCGTGCGGTCAAGACCGCCTTTTCGGATCTGTTGGAGGAGACGCGCCCGTTGAAGTTCGTGGGTAGTGAGTCAAAAGAGGTACTACCCGAAGGAATTGTCCGCCCGATCAAGGTAACATCGCTCGGAGTGAACATCGGACGGCCAGAAATCGAGACGGATGTCTCGGCGTTCCTGGGCGGTGTGGTGATTGTGCTTGACCAGCTTGAGCCGGCAACAACAACACAGCAGATATCTGACCGCATCGGTCGAATGCAGTCACAGCCGGGCTATGAGTCGGGCGGATATCGACCCTTTACTGTGATTGGCTTGGATCTGGCTCCCGGCGGCTCGCCGGAAAAGCCGCTCTATCGCTCCGTGGCTGTGGTTGCTCGGGACGAGCGCACCAATTATGCGGATGAAACCGGCAGCGGATCAATCACGACCGACTTTACGAACCCGCAAGGTTTGGCGGCAACGGAGTGGAAACTCGTGCATGATGCGACTCAGCAGGATACGAGTCTTGCTGGTGTCACCAAGTTTGACTCGCAGATTTCGACCACGATGAAAAATCAGGCCATCGTCGCGGTCATCCTGAGCTGGCTCATGATTATGGCCTACATTTGGTTCCGCTTCGGCAGCCTTGCGTATGGTGCCGGTGCAGTTCTGGCTCTGATCCACGACGTGATTACCGCTATCGGTCTAGCAGCCTTGACCGTCTATTTCTGGGATACCGCAGTGGGACGCGCACTGCTGATTACGCCTTTGCGCGTGGATCTGGCGATGGTGGCTGCGGCGTTGACGCTCATCGGATATTCGGTCAATGACACAATCGTGGTTTTTGATCGCATCAGGGAAAATCGCGGTCGCCTTGCTTATGCCTCACCCAAGGTCATCAATGACTCGATCAATCAGACCATCAGCCGCAGTGTTCTGACGGTGGCGACGGTGTTGATCGCGGTGCTTGCCATGTATGTCGTGGGCGGGCCAGGCATCCACGGATTTTCATTCGTGATGCTCGTGGGCGCGCTGGTCGGGTGTTACTCCTCGATCGCGGTGGCATCTCCGATCCTGCTATTCGTCCGCAGGAAAGAAAAACCTCATTCCACCAAGGCAGCCGAGACAAACCTGCCAAGCCCAACGACCTGA
- a CDS encoding class I SAM-dependent methyltransferase, which produces MTDSRRIETDTPPLIGVCADPPKDINLLKAAARLAVDLSLPFLEKPTRTHFEMLLVVSSDRLALRVLKGDPTIKGGNPVSVDLLKVDTTSGAGRSLSQPIAKAVGLKKRSDLPLTVIDTTAGWGEDAWLLASLGCSVLTCERNKIMATLLRDGLFRAGAEHPDVLSRLHLVQTDARHMLRRIARGGADPETPGSDLPPAMQDFLQPDVVFLDPMFPDSATRKTAERKPMKVARRLVGDDLDAGELFDWAILVARKRVVVKRPLKAGPLRDKPTTSHKGKSLRYDIYVPKIMSTR; this is translated from the coding sequence ATGACCGATTCACGACGTATCGAGACCGATACCCCGCCGCTCATCGGTGTGTGTGCCGATCCGCCAAAAGACATCAATCTCCTCAAGGCTGCGGCTCGATTGGCTGTCGATCTGAGTCTGCCCTTCCTGGAAAAACCGACCCGGACTCATTTTGAAATGTTGCTGGTGGTCAGTTCGGATCGACTTGCGCTGCGAGTCCTCAAGGGTGATCCAACGATCAAAGGCGGCAACCCGGTATCTGTGGATCTCCTGAAGGTGGACACCACCTCCGGTGCCGGCCGTAGTCTCTCGCAACCCATTGCCAAAGCTGTCGGCTTGAAGAAGCGATCCGACTTGCCACTGACTGTGATCGATACCACTGCGGGTTGGGGTGAAGACGCCTGGTTGCTTGCATCACTCGGATGCAGCGTATTGACCTGCGAACGAAATAAAATCATGGCGACCCTCTTGCGTGATGGTCTTTTCCGAGCCGGCGCAGAACATCCCGATGTTCTTTCACGGTTACATCTGGTGCAGACGGACGCCCGACACATGCTCCGTCGAATCGCTCGCGGCGGCGCTGACCCGGAGACTCCAGGAAGTGATCTGCCCCCTGCTATGCAGGATTTCCTTCAGCCGGATGTTGTGTTTCTGGACCCGATGTTTCCCGACTCTGCCACGCGAAAAACTGCTGAGCGAAAACCGATGAAGGTTGCGCGTCGGCTGGTGGGTGATGATCTTGACGCCGGGGAGCTTTTTGACTGGGCAATCCTCGTCGCCCGAAAGCGTGTCGTGGTAAAGCGACCCCTCAAGGCTGGTCCTCTGCGAGACAAACCCACAACCAGCCACAAAGGCAAAAGCCTTCGCTACGACATCTATGTACCCAAGATCATGTCCACCCGATGA
- a CDS encoding MBL fold metallo-hydrolase, translating to MIPREPSRRPQLGFLYVPPFRVQGLSIAGEESVVQIPELDICFDIGRCPRAALSSNHVALTHGHMDHSAGLAYYFSQRVFQGMGAGKVIVHPALEQPIHNLMRAWVDIEAQRTPYHVIALAPEGEIEIKNNIFLRAFATNHGVPSLGFVIVERRSKLKPELASLSQEQLIGLKKKGHEITHALEIPLVCYTGDTMWGPHFERSDVLEAKILITECTFTEPDHVSRATVGRHLHLNDVVELLKRSKAEAVILTHLSRRTHMGHARKQIETALGVSDRGRLHMLMDGRTNRLRYEQQVAAGGGVEPATSEESDG from the coding sequence ATGATCCCTCGCGAACCCTCCCGACGACCACAACTGGGATTCCTCTATGTCCCCCCCTTCCGTGTGCAGGGCTTGTCGATTGCCGGGGAGGAATCAGTCGTACAAATCCCCGAACTCGATATATGTTTTGACATCGGCCGATGCCCGCGAGCCGCACTATCCAGCAATCACGTTGCGCTGACGCATGGTCACATGGACCACTCCGCAGGTCTGGCGTATTACTTTTCGCAGCGCGTCTTTCAAGGCATGGGGGCAGGTAAGGTCATCGTCCATCCCGCACTGGAACAGCCGATTCACAACCTTATGCGTGCATGGGTGGACATCGAAGCGCAGCGCACGCCATACCATGTGATCGCACTTGCCCCCGAAGGTGAAATCGAAATCAAAAACAATATCTTCCTACGCGCCTTCGCCACTAATCACGGGGTGCCCTCGCTGGGTTTCGTGATCGTAGAGCGCCGCAGCAAGCTCAAGCCTGAGCTGGCGAGCCTTTCACAGGAACAGCTCATCGGCCTCAAAAAGAAAGGTCACGAAATCACGCATGCTCTGGAAATTCCGCTGGTTTGCTACACCGGCGACACGATGTGGGGGCCTCATTTCGAGCGATCTGACGTGCTTGAGGCAAAAATTCTGATTACCGAATGTACTTTCACCGAGCCCGATCACGTCAGCCGCGCCACGGTGGGCAGGCATCTGCATCTCAATGATGTGGTCGAATTGCTTAAGCGTTCGAAAGCAGAAGCCGTCATCCTAACGCACCTGTCACGGCGGACACATATGGGGCATGCTCGTAAACAGATCGAAACAGCGCTGGGGGTATCGGATCGTGGACGATTACACATGCTGATGGACGGCAGAACCAACCGCCTGCGTTATGAGCAGCAAGTCGCGGCTGGAGGCGGCGTGGAACCGGCAACCTCAGAGGAAAGCGACGGGTAA